One window from the genome of Streptomyces sp. WZ-12 encodes:
- a CDS encoding aminoglycoside phosphotransferase family protein, with the protein MYAASSAVTAPTRTYRPHPAGSGPYLDPSPSAGAVTGLAGGRNRRAQGLGTQPLSGRLDLSGPQGAQLRAAVASVHRICPEFNPVQVLRRGGRTVLLLGTTGRMSAVAKCLLDHSPSWVDSFRQEISAYRAFVRHRPPVRVPRLVAADPDNCTLVLERMPGRVAALARHPSEAPPRADVRAALGAVCRVNSWRPPAGLFDAPLDYAGRIGRYHDLGLLTDRDLGDLQKLLHGLAHTQGQFCHGDALLNNVLLSPAGPVLLDWDNAGWYLPGYDLATLWAVLGDAPVARRHISQLAQAPGTAARDSFLVNLMLVLTREIRRYETAVQRTMREPAPATPPAAGHPGAPTPGEEQRLLLRRLHDDAQMARRAVRAAVGTR; encoded by the coding sequence ATGTATGCAGCATCGTCCGCCGTGACCGCCCCCACCCGGACGTACCGCCCGCACCCTGCCGGCAGCGGGCCGTATCTCGATCCCTCCCCCTCCGCGGGGGCGGTGACCGGTCTGGCCGGCGGCCGGAACCGGCGGGCACAGGGGTTGGGCACCCAACCGCTCAGCGGGAGACTCGACTTGTCCGGCCCCCAGGGCGCCCAGCTCCGCGCCGCCGTCGCCTCGGTGCACCGCATCTGTCCGGAGTTCAACCCGGTCCAGGTGCTCCGCCGGGGCGGGAGGACCGTGCTGCTCCTGGGGACGACCGGACGGATGAGCGCCGTCGCGAAGTGTTTACTGGACCACTCTCCCTCGTGGGTCGACAGCTTCCGGCAGGAAATAAGCGCGTACCGGGCCTTCGTCCGGCACCGTCCGCCGGTCCGGGTGCCGCGGCTGGTGGCGGCCGACCCCGACAACTGCACGCTGGTGCTGGAGCGGATGCCCGGCCGGGTGGCGGCCCTGGCCCGGCACCCCTCGGAGGCGCCGCCGCGGGCGGACGTCCGGGCCGCGCTGGGCGCGGTCTGCCGGGTCAACTCCTGGCGCCCGCCGGCCGGTCTGTTCGACGCCCCGCTGGACTACGCGGGCCGGATCGGGCGCTACCACGACCTGGGACTGCTCACCGACCGGGATCTGGGCGACCTCCAGAAGCTGCTGCACGGACTGGCGCACACCCAGGGCCAGTTCTGCCACGGCGACGCCCTGTTGAACAACGTCCTGCTCTCGCCGGCCGGCCCGGTGCTGCTGGACTGGGACAACGCCGGCTGGTACCTCCCGGGGTACGACCTGGCGACGCTGTGGGCGGTGCTCGGCGACGCCCCGGTGGCCCGCCGGCACATCAGCCAGCTCGCCCAGGCACCGGGCACCGCCGCGCGGGACTCCTTCCTGGTGAACCTGATGCTGGTGCTCACCCGCGAGATCCGGCGGTACGAGACCGCGGTGCAGCGGACCATGCGCGAGCCCGCGCCGGCCACCCCGCCGGCCGCGGGGCACCCCGGGGCGCCCACGCCCGGGGAGGAGCAGCGGTTGCTGCTGCGCAGGCTGCACGACGACGCGCAGATGGCGCGGCGGGCGGTGCGGGCGGCGGTCGGCACCCGCTGA
- a CDS encoding DNA-binding protein NsdB, translating to MSREPNTRLADLFGLAGWSKGELARLVNRQAAAMGHPQLATDTSRVRRWIDMGETPRDPVPKVLASLFTERLGRVVTTEDLGFARTGRAGKRQAMDGLPWAPERTAAVLTEFTGMDLMLNRRGLVGAGAALAAGSALTGALHDWLHTDPAPLALRHDDPLAHESLHELDQIGLDRYEAAPVGSQEIDALEHSVEVFRRWDAARGGGLQRKAVVGQLNEVGGMLAYRHPEHLQRRLWGVAANLAVLAGWMSHDVGLEPTAQKYFIIAAHAAREGGDRPRAGEALSRAARQMVHLGRPDDALDLMKLAKSGSGQETLPRTRAMLHTIEAWAHASKGHGQAMRRTLGEAEELFVSDRADVPPPAWMQMFDEADLHGMQALAFRTLAEHDPAAAKMAQSHATKALQLRKTGHQRSQIFDYISMASACFIGDDPERADRYARLALVCIGENSSHRTWDRLREMFRLTGQYAGCGKIQDLREELQQVLPKPKPKGKGGGLAPGLRAAGEPNFGI from the coding sequence GTGAGCAGGGAGCCAAACACGCGTCTCGCGGACCTTTTCGGCCTGGCCGGCTGGTCCAAGGGAGAACTCGCGAGGCTGGTCAACCGGCAGGCGGCGGCCATGGGCCATCCGCAGCTGGCGACCGACACCTCGCGGGTGCGGCGCTGGATCGACATGGGGGAGACCCCCAGGGATCCGGTGCCCAAGGTGCTGGCCTCCCTCTTCACCGAGCGCCTCGGCCGTGTCGTAACCACCGAGGACCTCGGGTTCGCCCGGACCGGTCGCGCGGGGAAGCGGCAGGCCATGGACGGTCTGCCGTGGGCGCCCGAGCGGACCGCAGCGGTCCTCACGGAATTCACGGGAATGGACCTCATGCTCAATCGACGCGGCTTGGTGGGGGCCGGCGCGGCGCTCGCCGCGGGTTCCGCACTCACCGGCGCCCTGCACGACTGGCTGCACACCGACCCCGCTCCGCTCGCCCTCCGCCACGACGATCCGCTCGCCCACGAATCCCTGCACGAACTCGACCAGATCGGCCTCGACCGCTACGAGGCGGCCCCCGTGGGGTCGCAGGAGATCGACGCCCTGGAGCACTCCGTCGAGGTGTTCCGCCGCTGGGACGCGGCCCGCGGCGGCGGCCTCCAGCGCAAGGCCGTGGTCGGCCAGCTCAACGAGGTCGGCGGGATGCTCGCCTACCGCCACCCCGAGCACCTCCAGCGCCGGCTCTGGGGTGTGGCGGCCAACCTCGCGGTGCTGGCCGGCTGGATGTCCCACGACGTGGGCCTGGAGCCCACCGCGCAGAAGTACTTCATCATCGCGGCGCACGCGGCCCGCGAGGGGGGCGACCGCCCGCGCGCCGGCGAGGCGCTCTCCCGGGCCGCCCGGCAGATGGTCCACCTGGGCCGCCCGGACGACGCCCTCGACCTGATGAAGCTGGCCAAGTCCGGTTCGGGCCAGGAGACCCTGCCGCGTACCCGCGCCATGCTGCACACCATCGAGGCGTGGGCGCACGCGTCCAAGGGGCACGGCCAGGCGATGCGCCGCACCCTCGGCGAGGCCGAGGAGTTGTTCGTCTCGGACCGGGCCGATGTGCCGCCGCCGGCCTGGATGCAGATGTTCGACGAGGCGGATCTGCACGGCATGCAGGCGCTGGCGTTCCGCACCCTGGCCGAACACGACCCCGCCGCGGCCAAGATGGCACAGAGCCACGCCACGAAGGCGCTCCAACTGCGCAAGACCGGTCATCAGCGGTCGCAGATCTTCGACTACATCTCGATGGCCTCGGCCTGCTTCATCGGCGACGATCCCGAACGGGCCGACCGCTACGCCCGGTTGGCGCTGGTCTGCATCGGGGAGAACTCCTCGCACCGCACCTGGGACCGGCTGCGGGAGATGTTCCGGCTCACCGGGCAGTACGCCGGCTGCGGCAAGATCCAGGACCTCCGCGAGGAGCTCCAGCAGGTCCTGCCGAAGCCGAAGCCCAAGGGGAAGGGCGGGGGCCTGGCGCCGGGCCTCAGGGCGGCCGGGGAGCCGAACTTCGGGATCTGA